TGTCGAGCTCGCACGACGGCGCCGATGAAGCCGCCGCGGCGCTTCGCGCGATGCAAGGCCGCGTCGACGGCATGCTTATCCTCTCGCCGTGGGTGGACGAAGGCTTCCTCGAAGCGAATCTTCCCGGTGCATTGCCCACGGTGCTGATCAACAGCCCGATCCATGCCAGCGGTCGCAGCGTGCTCAACATCGACAACCGTGGCGGCGCGTACGCGATGACCGAGCACCTGCTGCGCACCGCCAGGCACAAGGACATCGCGTTCATCGCCGGTCCCGCCGGCAACTTCGACGCCGAGCAGCGCGCGCTGGGTTATCGCGAGGCGATGAAGAAGCTCGCGCCCAAGGTGCCGCTCAACATCGTCGCCGGCAGCTTCACCGAGGAATCGGGTTATCACGCGGGGCGCGAGCTGCTGGCGCAGGACAAGCGTCCATCCGCCGTGTTCGCCGCCAACGACATGATGGCGGTGGGTTGCCTCTACGCCTTCAAGGAAGCCGGCCTCAAGGTGCCTGCGGATATCGCGCTGGCCGGCTTCGACGATATTCCCATCGCGCGTTATCTCACGCCGCCGTTGAGCACCGTCAGCGTGCACATCGCCGAGCTGGGCCGCAACGCGCTGGAACGACTGGCTGCGCTGATGGATGGGCGGGAACAGTCGGATAGCACGGACACGCTCGGTTGCGCGATCGCGGTCCGTGGAACCTGCGGCGCGAGCCGCGACGCGTCAACCACAAAAAATACCTATCAACCTGCACGCCCATTCGATCCCTGATCGATTCCTTGGAGGGGAGCCATGAAGTTGCCGCATCACCTGAAGAAGACCCTGTTAGCCAGTCTGATCACCGGCCTGGTGGTCACCACGGTTGCCGCGCCTGACGTTGCATGGGCGCAGACGGCCAATGCGACCTTGCGCGGCAAGGGACCGGCCAGCACCGAAGTCACCGCCAAGAACGTCGCCACCGGTTCCACCCGCCGCACCACCACGGATGCGCAGGGCAACTACGCGCTGGTCGGCCTGCCGCCGGGCACCTACCAGGTCGATGCCGGCCCGGGCACCGAGCGCACGGTGACGCTGACCGTCGCCTCTACCGCTTCGCTGGATCTGACCGCCGCGCCGGCCACGACCGCCAATGCTGCCAACGCGCAGAACCTGGGCGGCGTGTCCGTCTCGGCGACCACGCTGCAGGAAGTGAAGACGCCGGAAGTGGGCGCCACCATTTCGCTGCGCCAGATCGACACCATCCCGCAGGTCTCGCGCAACTTCCTCGAGTTCGCGGACACCGTTCCGGGCATGGTGTTCTCGGTCGATTCGGCAGGCCACACGTCCTTGCGTGGCGGTGCTATGAACGATAGCTCTGTAAACGTTTACATCGATGGCGTGGGCCAGAAGAGCTACGTCAAGGAAGGCGGTGTGAGCGGCCAGAACGCGAGCCAGGGCAACCCGTTCCCGCAGCTGGCGATCGGCGAATACAAGGTCATCACGTCGAACTACAAGGCCGAGTACGACCAGCTTTCCAGCGCGGCCGTGACGGCGCAGACCAAGTCGGGCACCAACGAATTCCACGGCGAGGCGTATTACCGCTACACCGACGATTCGTTCCGTGCGAAAACGCCGGCCGAGAACGACTCGGGCACCAAGGCCACGTCGAGCGAGAAGGAATACGGCTTCGCCGTCGGCGGTCCGATCATCAAGGACCAGATGCACTTCTTCATGGCCTACGAGGCCAAGCGCTTCGATACGCCGGTGACGGTGACGCCGAGCGCCGACGGTTCGCCGGGCGTGCCCTACCTGCCCAGCAACATCGCTTCGCAGCTCGGGCCGACCAACCTGCCGTTCCAGGAAGACCTGTACTTCGGCAAGATCGACTGGGAGCCGACCGACCGCGACCGTTTCGAGCTGAGCGCGCAGATCCGCAACGAAACGCAGCTCGATGGCCTGGGCAATGGCTCGCAAACCGCGCAGTCGGCCGCGTACAACATCAAGAATGACGACAAGCGCTATGCCGCGCGTTGGCAGCACAGCGGCCAGTCGTACTTCAACGAACTGCTGTTCACGTACGAAGACGCCAAGAACGCGCCCACCGCCATCAACTATGGCAACGGTTACGTGTACACGTGGCAGCGCCCGACCGACGACCCGGTGATCATCGAGACCGGCGCCGCCAATCCGCTGGCGACGCAGAACAAGGGCCAGAGGGGTCCCGCGATCCAGGACGATTTCACTTTCAACGACCTGGAATGGAACGGTACCCATGTCGTGAAGATGGGCGTGAAGTACAAGGCCGTCACGCTGAACGCGGCCGATGCCGCCGACGTGAACCCGCAGTTCTATTACAACGTCACGTCGAACGGCGTCGATGCCACGCCGTACAAGGCATTCTTCACCAAGCCGGTGAACGGCCTGGGCCTGACGCCGTCGGTGTCCACCAAGAGCAAGCAGTTCGGCACGTATATCCAGGACGACTGGTCGGTGAACGACAAGCTCACCGTGAACCTCGGCGTGCGTTGGGACTACGAGCGCACGCCGTCGTATACCGACTTCGTGACGCCGGCGAACGTGGTCGCGGCGTTCAATTCGCAGGACACCAATGCCGGTGCGCCGGCGGGCCAGACCTACGCCGAGACGCTCGCCAAGGGCGGCATCAACATCAACGACTACATCAGCAACGGCCATAACCGCAGCGCCTACAAGGGCGAGTGGCAGCCGCGCCTGGGCTTCTCGTATGACTGGTTCGGCGACGAGCAGCACGTGATCCACGGCGGCGTGGGCCGCGCGTACGATCGCGACCTGTACGACTACCTGCAGCTGGAAACCACCAAGTCGGCGCTGCCGCAGTACACGATCTTCTTCCAGGATCCGGCCACCGGGCAATGCCATCGCAACAGCACGCCGTGCTATGCGTGGAATCCGAACCTGCTCAACGGCCTGGGCAATCTGCAAAGTTTGATCGGCGCGGCGTCCAATGCGGGCACCGAGGTCGACATGCTCAACAACAACCTCAAGGCACCGTATTCCGACCAGTACAGCCTGGGCATGTCCAACCAGCTTGGCGACTGGCACACCGATGCCACCGTCACGCGCATCCTGAGCTACGACGGCTTCGCCTTCACGCTGGGCAACCGCTATCCGGACGGCAGCTTCTGGCAGAACGGCAGCCAGCCGTGGGGCAACGGCATTCCGGGCTTCGGCGCGCTGATCCTCGGCAACAACGGCATCCGCACGCGAACCACGCAGCTGCTGCTGTCGGCCGAGAAGCCGTACGACAAGGCTTCGGGCTGGGGCGCGACGTTCGCCTATACCTATACCAACGCCAAGCAGAATCGCGACATCAACGAGCACTACTCGTTCGATTACGCGACCATCCAGGACTATCCGTTCATCACCTCCAATGCCGCGTCCAAGCATCGCTTCGTGGCGACGGGCAACATGGATGGTCCGTGGGGCACGGTGCTGTCGGCCAAGCTGACGCTGGCCACGCCGCTGCCGTACAACGGCATCTTCTGCGATCCGAGCAACCTGCAGGCGAACGGCAGCATCTGCTCGGCGTACGCGGCGATTGCGCCGGCGTCGAAGTTCCTCATCGGCGGCAAGATCTGGGGTTATCGCGACATCGACCTGCAGGCCACCAAGGACTTCGATATCGGTCATGGCATGACGCTGTACGGCCGCTTCGACGTGCTGAACCTGTTCAACTGGAACAACTACTCCGACTACCTGACGCCGGCAGGGACGCGGATGGTGACGTACAACCCGACCGGCAACATCACCTTCGTGCCGCGCACGATCAAGTTCGAAGTGGGCCTGAAGTTCTAAGGCTCGTTCGGTCCGCCTTGCCGCCTCCCCCCGGGTGGCAAGGCTTCCCGGTTCCTCCCTCCGATCTGGGAACCGGGACCCCAAGGGGCGGGCTGCCCTCCCATGCCCGTCCCGGCCGGCCTTTCGCTTCGCGCGGGGCCGGTGTTTCCACCGGAATGGCGGCTGTTTGTGGGCAGTCCGCCATTCCAGCTTTTTTTCAAGGGTTGACGACGATGCGTGGCAGTTTTTCCCGTTTCTTTCCGATGGCCGCGGCTGCGCTGCTGGTGATGGCCTCGGCCCCGGGTCCGGTCATCGCGGCTACCGATGCAAAGCCGACGCGCGACTTCAATGCCTTGCCTGCACCGCAACGCGCGATGGTCGAAGACCTGGAAAAGCGCACGTTCCAATGGTTTTGGGACAGTGCTGATCCGAAAACCGGCCTCGTTCCCGACCACTGGCCTGGCGAATCCTTCGCCAGCATCGCCTCGGTGGGCTTTGCACTCACTGCTTATGGCGTGGGCGTGGAGCGCGGCTACATCACGCGCAAGCAGGCGGTCGAGCGCACGCTGGCGACGCTGCACTTCTTCCATGACGCCAAGCAGGGTGACGACGAGGACGACGTCACCGGCTATCACGGCTTCTTCTATCACTTCCTCGACATGCAGACCGGCAAGCGCCACGCGCGCGGCGTCGAGTTGTCGAGCGTGGACACCACGCTGCTGCTCGGCGGCGTGCTGTTCGCGCAGTCGTACTTCGATCGCAATACCAAGGACGAAAAGGAAATCCGCCAGCTCGCCGACGCCATCTACCGCCGCGTCGACTGGACCTGGATGCAGCCGCGCTCGCCGCTGATCAGCATGGGCTGGACGCCGGGCGGCAAGTTCATACCGGCCGACTGGAAGGGCTACAACGAAGGCATGCTGGTCTACGTGCTGGCGCTGGGTTCGCCCACGCATCCCGTGGCCGATGACGCCTGGGCAGCGTGGACCAAGACCTATCCCCAGAACTGGGGCGAATACCAGGGTCGCACCTTCCTCAACTTTGCGCCGCTGTTCGGCCACCAGTACAGCCATGCGTGGGTCGATTTCCGCGGTATCCGCGATGCGTGGAGCCGCGAGCACGACACCGATTACGCACAGAACAGCCGCGAAGCGACCTATGCGCAACGGGCCTACGCCATCGCCAACCCGAATCACTGGACCGGCTACGGCGAAAACATCTGGGGCCTGACCGCCTGCAACGGCCCAGGTGACGCCGTGGTGAAGCGCAACGATGGCAGCACGCGCGCGTTCTACGGTTACACCGCGCGCGGCGCCGGCCTCGACTATGTCTCCGACGACGGCACCATCGCGCCGACCGCCGCCGGAGGCTCGATCGCGTTCGCGCCCGAGATCGTGGTGCCCGCGCTAATGGAGATGAAGTCGCGCTACGGCAGCGCCATCTACGGCCAATACGGCTTCGTCGATGCGTTCAATCCCAGCTACGATACCGGCATCGTGCCGAAGGAAGGTCGTGCCGTGCCTGGCATGGGTTGGGCGGACGACAAGCAGATCGGCATCGACCAGGGCCCCATCGTGCTGATGATCGAGAACTGGCGCAGCGGCTTCGTGTGGAACGTGATGCGCAAGAATCCGTATGTCCGCAAGGGCCTGGAACGTGCCGGGTTCACCGGTGGATGGCTGGAACAGAAACCACGCTGAGACATGTCTTCGACCACGCAACGCCGGGCGAGCCTGATCCTGCATCGCATGCGCGCGATGCTGCTCGGCGGCGTCGTGATGATCGCAGCCGGTTGCGCCTCGCCTCATGAGGAAGGCGCCACGCTGACGTTCTGGACCATCGGCCGGGAAGGCGAAGCAGTGGTGAAGCTGCTGCCGGAATTCGAGCGGTAACATCCGGGCATCCACGTGAAGGTGCAGCAACTGCCGATGACGGCTGCGCACCAGAAGTTGCTCACCGCCTTTGCCGGCAGTTCGACGCCGGACCTCAGCCAGCTCGGCAACACCTGGCTTCCCGAGTTCGCCGCCTTGAACGCGCTGGAGCCGCTGCAGTCGCGCGTGGATCGTTCGACGGTGGTGAAGCAGGACGACTACTTCGCCAACATCTGGTCCACCAGCGTGATTGACGGTTCCCTGGTCGGCGTACCGTGGTATGTCGATACGCGCCTGATCTTCTACCGCACCGACCTGCTCAAGGCTGCCGGTTTCAATGCACCGCCGCGTGACTGGAACGAGTGGCGCAAGGCGCTGGCTGCGCTCAGCAAGCCGCAGGACGGCATCTACGGCATCCTGTTGCCGACCAACGAGTACGAGCAGCTGATGTCGCTGGCACTGCAGCAGCCCGAGCCGATGCTGCGCGACGGCGGGCGCTACGGCAATTTCCGCAGCGACGGTTTCAAGCGCGCGCTGGCGTTCTACGTGGATACCTTTCGCCTGCACCAGGCACCGCCGATCACCAATGTCGAGGCCGGCAACCCCTGGGATGAATTCGGCCGCGGCGTGTATGCGTTCTACTTCTCCGGGCCGTGGAACATCGGCGAGTTCCGCAAGCGCCTGCCGGCGAACCAACAGGCTGACTGGAGCACGGCACCGCTGCCGGGCCCCGATGGCGCGGGCGTGGGCGCGGCGGGTGGATCGAGCCTGGTGATCTTCCGGCACTCCACGCACAAGGACGAAGCCTGGGCGTTGATCGAATACCTTTCGCGCCCCGAGGTGCAGCAGCGCTTCTACGAGCTGCTCGGTGACATGCCGGCGCGGCGCAGCGCATGGGATGGCGATGGCCTGCGCAACGATCCCAAGGTGCTGGCGTTCCGCGAACAGCTGGAGCACGTGAAGCCGACGCCGCCGGTGCCCGAGTGGGAGCAGATTGCCAACGAGATGCAACTGGTTGCCGCGCAAGCCGTGGCCGGCACGTTGAGCATCGACGAAGCGGCCGCGGAGATGGATCGTCGGGCCGATCGCATCCTCGAAAAGCGTCGCTGGATCCTCGACCACGAGCGCCGCACCGCCGGAGCCGCGCCGTGAACCCGCAGCGTGCCGCCTGGTGGTTCCTGACGCCCGCGATACTGGTGCTGGGCGTCTTCTTCCTGCTGCCGGTGATCGCGGCGCTGGGACTGAGTCTTACCGACTACGACCTCTACGCGCTGGCCGACATCCGCCATCTGCGCTTCGTCGCGCTGGGCAACTACTGGGATCTGCTGCACCAGCCCAGGTTCTGGTCGGCGCTGGGTCATACGTTCCACTTCGTGCTCGTCGGCGTTCCGCTGTCGATCATGGTGTCGCTGGGCGCGGCGCTGCTGCTCCATTCGCCGTTGGCGCGCTGCAAGCCGTTCTTCCGCACGGCGCTGTTCGCGCCGGTGGTGACCACGGTGGCGGCGGTGGCGCTGGTGTGGCGTTACATCTTCAACACCAAGTACGGCATGGCGAATTATGTGCTGGGCGCGGTGGGCATCCATCCGGTGGACTGGCTGGGCGATCCGCACTGGGCGATGCCCACGATCATCCTGTTCGCGGTATGGAAGAACTTCGGCTACAACATGATCATCTTCCTGGCCGGCCTGCAGGCGATCCCGGGCGATCTCTACGAAGCGGCGCGCATCGATGGCGCCTCGCCGTTGCAGCAGTTCCGTCACATCACGCTGCCGATGCTGGCGCCGACGCTGCTGATGGTGAGCATCCTCACCGTGTCCGGCTATTTCCAGCTGTTCGCCGAGCCTTACGTGATGACCGAGGGCGGCCCGCTGCAGAGCACCACCAGCGTGCTGTACCTGATGTACAACGAAGGCTTCAAATGGTGGAACTTCGGCACCGCGTCGGCAGTGGCGTTCCTGCTGTTCGTCATCATGTTCGTCGTCACCGCGTTGATGCTGCGCGTGGCGCGTCGTGGAACGGCGGCATGAATCCGCGCATTGCCAAGGCCGTCATCAATGGCTTGCTGATCGGCGGCGCCGTGGTTGCGCTGTTTCCGCTGCTGTGGATGGTGTCGGTGTCATTCATGCGTCCGGGCGAGGCCAGTGCCTTGCCGCCACCGCTGCTTCCCGCGCATGCCGGCTGGCAGAACTACGAAGAGCTGTTCACCCGCGCCGGCATGGGGCGCTACCTGTTCAACAGTTTCGCCATCTCGACGGCGATCACCGTGCTCTCGCTGGCCTGCAACCTGATGGCGGGTTACGCCTTCGCCAAGCTGCGCTTCCATGGTCGCGAGCGGCTGTTCCATGGCCTGCTCGGCATGCTGGTGATTCCCGCGCAGGTGGCGATGCTGCCGCTGTTCCTGATGCTCAAGTACATGGGCCTGGTGAACAGCTACGCCGCCGTGATCGTGCCGGCGATGGCCACGGCCTTCGGCATTTTTCTGGTGCGCCAGTATGCGCGCAGCATTCCGGATGAGTTGATGGAGGCCGCGCGCATCGATGGCGCGGGCGAGCTGCGCATCTTCGCCCAGATCGTGCTGCCGTTGCTCAAGCCCATCATGGTGACGCTGGCGATCTACACCTTTCTCACTGCGTGGAACGACTTCATGTGGCCGCTGATCGCGCTCACCGGCCAGGAGCATTACACCTTGCCGATCGGTCTCGCCTCGCTGGCGCGCGAGCACGCGCAGGACAGCGAGCTGATGATGGCGGGCTCGGTGGTGACGGTGGTCCCTGTGCTGGCGCTGTTCCTCGCCATGCAGCGCTACTACATCGAAGGCCTGCTGCTTGGCAGCGTGAAAGGCTGACCTTCTCAGACGATACGGGTGCCGCCACTCGGCTCGAACACATGCAGACGATCGTGAGCCAACGCGAAATGCATGACGGTGCCGGCCTCGGGCAGGGCGCCGGGCGCCACGCGCGACACCAGCGACTGGCTGCCGTGGCGCAGGTTGAGGAAGATCTCGTTGCCGACCGGCTCGGGTACTTCGAGCACGGCACTCAGGGCCGCGTGATCGGCGTCGGCGAGTCGCAGATCCTCGGGGCGCACGCCGAACACGATCTCGCGATCGATCCACGGCAACAGCTCGTGGCTCTGCGCCGGCAGTTCGCCCAGCGGCACCGTGCCATCCGGCGTCTCCAGCGACCAGCCGCTTCCGTGGCGCAACGTGCCACGCAGCAGGTTCATCGCAGGCGAGCCGAGGAAGCCGGCGACGAACAGATTCGCGGGTTTCTCGTACAGGCGCATCGGCGTGTCGATCTGCTGGATCTGGCCGCCGTTGAGCACCACGATGCGCTGGCCCAGCGTCATCGCTTCCACCTGGTCGTGCGTCACGTAGACCGTGGTGGTGCCGAGCTGCCGGTGCAGCCGTGCGATCTCCACGCGCATCGACAGACGCAGCTTCGCATCGAGATTGGACAGCGGCTCATCGAGCAGGAACACCTTGGGTTCGCGCACCAGCGCACGTCCGAGCGCCACGCGCTGGCGTTGTCCGCCGGAAAGCGCGGCAGGCAGCGCGTCGAGGCGATGCTCCAGTTCCAGCAGCTTCGCCGCATCGCGCACGCGCACATCGATCTCGGCCTTGGGCTTGCCGCGCAGGCGCAGGCCGAACGCCATGTTCTGCGCCACCGTCATGTGCGGATACAGCGCGTAGTTCTGGAACACCATGGCGATGTCGCGATCCTTCGGCGGCACCTCGTTGACCACGCGCCCGCCGACGCTCAGCGTGCCCGAGGAAATC
The window above is part of the Dyella jiangningensis genome. Proteins encoded here:
- a CDS encoding LacI family DNA-binding transcriptional regulator gives rise to the protein MTTRKATIKDVAREAKVSVASVSRALNGQGGVTAETLERIRVAAKRLHYIPDNAARSLITRRTHTIGALLPDLFGEFFSELIRGIDLAARSRGLHLLVSSSHDGADEAAAALRAMQGRVDGMLILSPWVDEGFLEANLPGALPTVLINSPIHASGRSVLNIDNRGGAYAMTEHLLRTARHKDIAFIAGPAGNFDAEQRALGYREAMKKLAPKVPLNIVAGSFTEESGYHAGRELLAQDKRPSAVFAANDMMAVGCLYAFKEAGLKVPADIALAGFDDIPIARYLTPPLSTVSVHIAELGRNALERLAALMDGREQSDSTDTLGCAIAVRGTCGASRDASTTKNTYQPARPFDP
- a CDS encoding TonB-dependent receptor, translating into MKLPHHLKKTLLASLITGLVVTTVAAPDVAWAQTANATLRGKGPASTEVTAKNVATGSTRRTTTDAQGNYALVGLPPGTYQVDAGPGTERTVTLTVASTASLDLTAAPATTANAANAQNLGGVSVSATTLQEVKTPEVGATISLRQIDTIPQVSRNFLEFADTVPGMVFSVDSAGHTSLRGGAMNDSSVNVYIDGVGQKSYVKEGGVSGQNASQGNPFPQLAIGEYKVITSNYKAEYDQLSSAAVTAQTKSGTNEFHGEAYYRYTDDSFRAKTPAENDSGTKATSSEKEYGFAVGGPIIKDQMHFFMAYEAKRFDTPVTVTPSADGSPGVPYLPSNIASQLGPTNLPFQEDLYFGKIDWEPTDRDRFELSAQIRNETQLDGLGNGSQTAQSAAYNIKNDDKRYAARWQHSGQSYFNELLFTYEDAKNAPTAINYGNGYVYTWQRPTDDPVIIETGAANPLATQNKGQRGPAIQDDFTFNDLEWNGTHVVKMGVKYKAVTLNAADAADVNPQFYYNVTSNGVDATPYKAFFTKPVNGLGLTPSVSTKSKQFGTYIQDDWSVNDKLTVNLGVRWDYERTPSYTDFVTPANVVAAFNSQDTNAGAPAGQTYAETLAKGGININDYISNGHNRSAYKGEWQPRLGFSYDWFGDEQHVIHGGVGRAYDRDLYDYLQLETTKSALPQYTIFFQDPATGQCHRNSTPCYAWNPNLLNGLGNLQSLIGAASNAGTEVDMLNNNLKAPYSDQYSLGMSNQLGDWHTDATVTRILSYDGFAFTLGNRYPDGSFWQNGSQPWGNGIPGFGALILGNNGIRTRTTQLLLSAEKPYDKASGWGATFAYTYTNAKQNRDINEHYSFDYATIQDYPFITSNAASKHRFVATGNMDGPWGTVLSAKLTLATPLPYNGIFCDPSNLQANGSICSAYAAIAPASKFLIGGKIWGYRDIDLQATKDFDIGHGMTLYGRFDVLNLFNWNNYSDYLTPAGTRMVTYNPTGNITFVPRTIKFEVGLKF
- a CDS encoding glucoamylase family protein, with product MRGSFSRFFPMAAAALLVMASAPGPVIAATDAKPTRDFNALPAPQRAMVEDLEKRTFQWFWDSADPKTGLVPDHWPGESFASIASVGFALTAYGVGVERGYITRKQAVERTLATLHFFHDAKQGDDEDDVTGYHGFFYHFLDMQTGKRHARGVELSSVDTTLLLGGVLFAQSYFDRNTKDEKEIRQLADAIYRRVDWTWMQPRSPLISMGWTPGGKFIPADWKGYNEGMLVYVLALGSPTHPVADDAWAAWTKTYPQNWGEYQGRTFLNFAPLFGHQYSHAWVDFRGIRDAWSREHDTDYAQNSREATYAQRAYAIANPNHWTGYGENIWGLTACNGPGDAVVKRNDGSTRAFYGYTARGAGLDYVSDDGTIAPTAAGGSIAFAPEIVVPALMEMKSRYGSAIYGQYGFVDAFNPSYDTGIVPKEGRAVPGMGWADDKQIGIDQGPIVLMIENWRSGFVWNVMRKNPYVRKGLERAGFTGGWLEQKPR
- a CDS encoding carbohydrate ABC transporter permease, which gives rise to MNPQRAAWWFLTPAILVLGVFFLLPVIAALGLSLTDYDLYALADIRHLRFVALGNYWDLLHQPRFWSALGHTFHFVLVGVPLSIMVSLGAALLLHSPLARCKPFFRTALFAPVVTTVAAVALVWRYIFNTKYGMANYVLGAVGIHPVDWLGDPHWAMPTIILFAVWKNFGYNMIIFLAGLQAIPGDLYEAARIDGASPLQQFRHITLPMLAPTLLMVSILTVSGYFQLFAEPYVMTEGGPLQSTTSVLYLMYNEGFKWWNFGTASAVAFLLFVIMFVVTALMLRVARRGTAA
- a CDS encoding carbohydrate ABC transporter permease, yielding MNPRIAKAVINGLLIGGAVVALFPLLWMVSVSFMRPGEASALPPPLLPAHAGWQNYEELFTRAGMGRYLFNSFAISTAITVLSLACNLMAGYAFAKLRFHGRERLFHGLLGMLVIPAQVAMLPLFLMLKYMGLVNSYAAVIVPAMATAFGIFLVRQYARSIPDELMEAARIDGAGELRIFAQIVLPLLKPIMVTLAIYTFLTAWNDFMWPLIALTGQEHYTLPIGLASLAREHAQDSELMMAGSVVTVVPVLALFLAMQRYYIEGLLLGSVKG
- a CDS encoding ABC transporter ATP-binding protein produces the protein MATVTLDRLRKVYPNGHVGVDEATFEIADGELLVLVGPSGCGKTTLLRMIAGLESISSGTLSVGGRVVNEVPPKDRDIAMVFQNYALYPHMTVAQNMAFGLRLRGKPKAEIDVRVRDAAKLLELEHRLDALPAALSGGQRQRVALGRALVREPKVFLLDEPLSNLDAKLRLSMRVEIARLHRQLGTTTVYVTHDQVEAMTLGQRIVVLNGGQIQQIDTPMRLYEKPANLFVAGFLGSPAMNLLRGTLRHGSGWSLETPDGTVPLGELPAQSHELLPWIDREIVFGVRPEDLRLADADHAALSAVLEVPEPVGNEIFLNLRHGSQSLVSRVAPGALPEAGTVMHFALAHDRLHVFEPSGGTRIV